A genomic region of Streptomyces rimosus contains the following coding sequences:
- a CDS encoding metallophosphoesterase family protein → MRVHVVSDVHGNGTDLARAGDGADALVCLGDLVLFLDYADHSRGIFPDLFGVENAHRLVELRTARRFEEARALGRRLWGDIEREGGGRMAVIEEAVRRQYAELFAAFPDRTYATYGNVDLPHLWPEYARPGTTVLDGERVEIGGRVFGFVGGGLTTPMKTPYEISDEEYAAKIEAVGEVDVLCTHIPPDVPELCYDVVARRFERGSAALLDAIRRTRPRYALFGHVHQPLAPRVRVGATECVNVGHFNATGTPYVMEW, encoded by the coding sequence ATGCGAGTGCATGTGGTCAGCGACGTACACGGCAACGGAACGGACCTCGCCAGGGCGGGCGACGGGGCCGACGCCCTGGTCTGCCTGGGCGACCTCGTCCTCTTCCTCGACTACGCCGACCACTCGCGCGGCATCTTCCCCGACCTCTTCGGCGTCGAGAACGCCCACCGGCTGGTCGAACTGCGTACCGCCCGCCGCTTCGAGGAAGCACGCGCGCTGGGCCGGCGGCTGTGGGGCGACATCGAACGCGAGGGCGGCGGCCGGATGGCCGTCATCGAGGAAGCCGTCCGCCGGCAGTACGCCGAACTGTTCGCCGCGTTCCCGGACCGGACGTACGCCACCTACGGAAACGTGGACCTCCCCCACCTGTGGCCCGAGTACGCGCGGCCCGGCACCACCGTCCTGGACGGCGAGCGGGTGGAGATCGGCGGCCGGGTCTTCGGGTTCGTCGGCGGCGGGCTGACGACACCGATGAAGACCCCGTACGAGATCAGCGACGAGGAGTACGCCGCCAAGATCGAGGCCGTCGGCGAGGTGGACGTGCTGTGCACCCACATCCCGCCGGACGTCCCCGAGCTGTGCTACGACGTCGTCGCCCGGCGCTTCGAGCGCGGCAGCGCCGCCCTCCTGGACGCGATCCGCCGCACCCGCCCCCGCTACGCGCTGTTCGGACACGTGCACCAGCCGCTGGCCCCGCGGGTACGCGTCGGCGCCACCGAGTGCGTGAACGTGGGGCACTTCAACGCGACGGGAACGCCGTACGTCATGGAGTGGTGA
- a CDS encoding SRPBCC family protein — protein sequence MAEHTSSSITIEAAPAEVMGVIADFARYPDWTGEVKEAEILSKDEQGRAEQVRLLLDAGAIKDDHTLAYNWISDHEVSWSLVKSQMLRTLDGSYRLVPLAGGAHTEVTYQLTVDVKIPMLGMIKRKAEKVIIDRALDGLKKRVESGPAAPADGAAKSL from the coding sequence ATGGCCGAACACACCAGCTCTAGCATCACGATCGAGGCGGCACCCGCCGAGGTGATGGGAGTGATCGCCGACTTTGCCCGCTATCCGGACTGGACCGGCGAGGTCAAGGAAGCCGAGATCCTCAGCAAGGACGAGCAGGGCCGTGCGGAGCAGGTACGGCTGCTGCTGGACGCCGGTGCGATCAAGGACGACCACACCCTCGCGTACAACTGGATCAGCGATCACGAGGTCAGCTGGTCGCTGGTGAAGTCCCAGATGCTGCGTACCCTCGACGGCTCCTACCGGCTGGTTCCGCTGGCCGGCGGGGCGCACACCGAAGTGACGTACCAGCTGACCGTGGACGTCAAGATCCCGATGCTCGGCATGATCAAGCGCAAGGCGGAGAAGGTCATCATCGACCGCGCGCTGGACGGGCTGAAGAAGCGCGTCGAGAGCGGCCCCGCCGCCCCGGCCGACGGTGCGGCCAAGAGCCTCTGA
- a CDS encoding ArsA family ATPase: protein MRTVLVTGPGGAGRTTIAAATALAGARRGERVLLLTARGGAAERALGIRPVRPGDGPVPVVPGLHVRCVDAGDHFRREVLAFQERAEAALDLLGAAPLDEDELTELPGAEAFALLHELRAAHQAGGEPDGPDTVVVDMPPAADTVALLALPEQARRYLRRLLPPERQAARALRPVLAQLAGVQLPTQKLYEAAERWEHELAAVQAVIDHPGTTVRIVTEAGPGAVADLREVRSGLALYGHRTDAVVANRLLPTGSSDPFLAGLSGQQQSALKALREEFPEAPVVEVPHLGRDPEGVEELDALIGGATGEPAAPGDAADPWTVEDRLASDGLLVWRVPLPGAERDGLGLLRRGDEVIVTAGRFRRIRTLPSALRRCSVSGAGLRDGALHIRFTPDPALWPRGL, encoded by the coding sequence ATGCGCACCGTCCTCGTCACCGGCCCCGGCGGCGCCGGCCGCACCACCATCGCCGCCGCGACCGCCCTGGCCGGTGCCCGGCGCGGCGAGCGCGTCCTGCTGCTCACCGCCCGCGGCGGCGCGGCGGAACGCGCCCTGGGCATCCGGCCCGTCCGCCCCGGTGACGGCCCGGTGCCCGTCGTCCCCGGCCTGCACGTCCGCTGCGTCGACGCCGGTGACCACTTCCGCCGTGAGGTGCTGGCCTTCCAGGAGCGCGCGGAAGCCGCCCTCGACCTGCTCGGCGCCGCGCCCCTGGACGAGGACGAACTGACCGAACTGCCGGGTGCGGAGGCGTTCGCGCTGCTCCACGAGCTGCGCGCCGCGCACCAGGCGGGCGGGGAGCCCGACGGGCCCGACACGGTCGTCGTCGACATGCCGCCCGCCGCCGACACCGTCGCCCTGCTCGCCCTGCCCGAGCAGGCCCGCCGCTACCTCCGCCGCCTGCTGCCGCCCGAGCGCCAGGCCGCCCGCGCGCTGCGGCCGGTGCTCGCCCAGCTGGCGGGCGTGCAACTGCCCACGCAGAAGCTGTACGAGGCCGCCGAGCGCTGGGAGCACGAACTCGCCGCCGTACAGGCCGTCATCGACCACCCCGGCACGACCGTACGGATCGTCACCGAGGCGGGCCCCGGCGCCGTCGCCGACCTGCGCGAGGTGCGCTCGGGCCTCGCCCTGTACGGACACCGCACCGACGCCGTCGTCGCCAACCGGCTGCTGCCCACCGGCTCGTCCGACCCCTTCCTGGCCGGGCTCTCCGGACAGCAGCAGAGCGCGCTCAAGGCGCTGCGCGAGGAGTTCCCCGAAGCGCCGGTCGTCGAGGTGCCGCACCTGGGCCGCGACCCCGAGGGCGTCGAGGAACTGGACGCGCTGATCGGCGGCGCGACCGGGGAACCGGCCGCGCCCGGCGACGCCGCGGACCCCTGGACCGTGGAGGACCGGCTCGCCTCGGACGGCCTGCTGGTGTGGCGGGTGCCGCTGCCGGGCGCCGAGCGCGACGGGCTCGGGCTGCTGCGGCGCGGCGACGAGGTGATCGTGACGGCCGGCCGGTTCCGGCGGATACGGACCCTGCCCTCCGCGCTGCGCCGCTGCTCGGTCTCCGGGGCGGGACTGCGCGACGGCGCGCTGCACATCCGTTTCACCCCCGACCCCGCCCTCTGGCCCCGCGGTCTGTGA
- a CDS encoding DUF5304 domain-containing protein, whose translation MSDATERPADRTDRFDTDAWETACAEDLAAEKARRRAQYGPPPGSAAEELRRLAEAVTDKLAGIQLPGALAGMAAQGAVQQLFRQAKAVVEPVVERNPEVFDHLAAAGSELLAAYRSAVQNSESRWTREAADEAAAADPRDATDPQTGRDGGNVRDLRDRRDTPDGPRRDDGGPAGTERIDLD comes from the coding sequence ATGAGCGATGCCACCGAGCGCCCCGCCGACCGTACGGACCGGTTCGACACCGATGCCTGGGAGACGGCCTGCGCCGAGGACCTGGCCGCCGAGAAGGCCCGCCGCCGCGCGCAGTACGGCCCGCCGCCCGGCAGCGCCGCCGAGGAACTGCGCCGCCTCGCCGAGGCCGTCACGGACAAGCTCGCCGGCATCCAGCTGCCGGGCGCGCTCGCCGGAATGGCCGCGCAGGGCGCCGTACAGCAGCTGTTCCGGCAGGCCAAGGCCGTCGTGGAGCCGGTCGTCGAGCGCAACCCGGAGGTCTTCGACCACCTCGCCGCCGCCGGCTCCGAACTGCTGGCCGCCTACCGCTCCGCCGTCCAGAACAGCGAGAGCCGCTGGACCCGCGAGGCCGCCGACGAAGCCGCGGCGGCCGACCCGCGCGACGCCACCGACCCGCAGACGGGCCGGGACGGCGGCAACGTCCGTGATCTCCGCGACAGGCGCGACACCCCGGACGGCCCCCGCCGGGACGACGGCGGACCGGCCGGCACCGAGCGGATCGACCTCGACTGA
- a CDS encoding ROK family glucokinase: MGLTIGVDIGGTKIAAGVVDEEGTILETCKVPTPQATDELTEAIADAVRTISADHQVEAVGIGAAGYVDEKRATVLFAPNIDWRHEPLKDKVEQRVGLPVVVENDANAAAWGEYRFGAGQGHSDVICITLGTGLGGGIIIGNKLRRGRFGVAAEFGHIRVVPDGLLCGCGSQGCWEQYASGRALLRYARQRAFATPENAQVLLSMGDGTSEGIEGRHISEAARQGDPVAIDSFRELARWAGAGLADLASLFDPSAFIVGGGVSDEGELVLDPIRKSFRRWLVGNQWRPHAQVLAAQLGGKAGLVGAADLARQG, from the coding sequence ATGGGACTCACCATCGGCGTCGACATCGGCGGCACGAAGATCGCGGCCGGCGTGGTCGACGAAGAGGGCACGATCCTCGAAACGTGCAAGGTGCCGACCCCGCAGGCCACCGACGAGCTGACGGAGGCCATCGCCGACGCGGTCCGCACCATCAGCGCCGACCACCAGGTCGAGGCCGTCGGCATCGGGGCCGCCGGCTATGTGGACGAGAAGCGGGCCACCGTCCTGTTCGCACCGAACATCGACTGGCGCCACGAGCCGCTGAAGGACAAGGTCGAACAGCGCGTCGGCCTGCCCGTCGTCGTCGAGAACGACGCCAACGCGGCGGCCTGGGGCGAGTACCGCTTCGGCGCGGGACAGGGCCACAGCGACGTCATCTGCATCACCCTGGGCACTGGCCTGGGCGGCGGCATCATCATCGGCAACAAGCTGCGCCGCGGCCGGTTCGGCGTCGCCGCCGAGTTCGGCCACATCCGCGTCGTACCGGACGGCCTGCTGTGCGGCTGCGGCAGCCAGGGCTGCTGGGAGCAGTACGCCTCGGGCCGCGCCCTGCTGCGCTACGCCCGCCAGCGCGCCTTCGCCACCCCGGAGAACGCCCAGGTGCTGCTGTCGATGGGCGACGGCACCTCCGAGGGCATCGAGGGCCGGCACATCAGCGAGGCCGCCCGCCAGGGCGACCCGGTCGCCATCGACTCCTTCCGCGAGCTGGCCCGCTGGGCCGGCGCCGGCCTCGCCGACCTGGCCTCGCTCTTCGACCCGTCCGCCTTCATCGTCGGCGGCGGCGTCTCGGACGAGGGCGAACTGGTCCTCGACCCGATCCGCAAGTCCTTCCGGCGCTGGCTGGTCGGCAACCAGTGGCGCCCGCACGCCCAGGTCCTCGCCGCCCAGCTCGGCGGCAAGGCCGGTCTGGTCGGCGCCGCCGACCTGGCGCGCCAGGGCTGA
- a CDS encoding endonuclease/exonuclease/phosphatase family protein, with product MPAALPTSRTEPGSASEDFASSGGGAKRSSAVLRVLSYNVRSLRDDRAALARVIRACAPDLVFVQEAPRFFRWRKSVAKLCRATDLVYVTGGATAAGPMILSSLRAHVERTEDVLLPRTPGLHQRGFATAVVRVGGARLGLLSCHLSLQAAERHDQAGLLLERLRALDTPYAVAAGDLNDRPDGRAFRRLAGSLTDAWAAAPWGGEFTSTPHDPHQRIDAVFTTEGVEVLGCGVPRELPGVSHGDLLAATDHLPVLAALRVPAAA from the coding sequence GTGCCGGCCGCACTGCCCACCTCCCGCACCGAGCCGGGCTCCGCTTCCGAGGACTTTGCATCGAGCGGAGGCGGAGCGAAGCGGAGCTCGGCCGTGCTCCGCGTGCTGAGCTACAACGTCCGCTCGCTGCGCGACGACCGCGCGGCGCTGGCCCGGGTGATCCGGGCCTGCGCCCCGGACCTGGTGTTCGTGCAGGAGGCGCCGCGCTTCTTCCGCTGGCGCAAGAGCGTGGCGAAGCTCTGCCGGGCCACGGACCTGGTGTATGTGACGGGCGGCGCCACCGCGGCCGGCCCGATGATCCTGTCCTCGCTGCGCGCCCATGTGGAGCGCACGGAGGACGTGCTGCTGCCCCGCACCCCCGGCCTGCACCAGCGCGGTTTCGCGACCGCGGTGGTACGGGTCGGGGGCGCCCGGCTCGGCCTGCTCAGCTGCCATCTCAGCCTCCAGGCGGCCGAGCGCCACGACCAGGCGGGCCTGCTGCTGGAGCGGCTGCGCGCGCTGGACACCCCGTACGCCGTCGCGGCCGGTGACCTGAACGACCGGCCGGACGGGCGTGCCTTCCGGCGGCTGGCGGGCTCGCTCACCGACGCCTGGGCGGCGGCGCCGTGGGGCGGGGAGTTCACCTCCACACCCCACGACCCGCATCAGCGCATCGACGCGGTGTTCACCACCGAGGGCGTCGAGGTGCTGGGCTGCGGTGTGCCGCGCGAGCTGCCGGGCGTCAGCCACGGCGACCTCCTCGCGGCGACCGACCACCTGCCGGTGCTGGCCGCCCTCCGGGTCCCGGCCGCCGCGTAA
- a CDS encoding SGNH/GDSL hydrolase family protein, producing the protein MRHPLASSCPRPRRRTRVAAAAATAAAVTGLLATAPAAAGPPRARQPAGPGAVVSLGDSYISGEAGRWAGNSDANPANHLRIDALGPTAYYDNAARTAERVPKCHRSRSAEIHLGLPGTESENLACSGARTDSFLAPRGVAKPGLDFSDAAGVPGQAKQLEEYARDHPVRLVAVSVGGNDFRFADVVQSCVLAYLSPLPKACSQDAANRARFTDRAVEQRAGDIAGGLQNVRRAMLRAGHDPDEYDVVVQNYPAPIPHGRDFRYPAPLGARQTLGGCGFNDRDADWAVDSVLPAVSRAVERGIDRSGLTNVRFLDLTHSFDGHRLCERGVGLVDPTRGTVSRWTDPGASDRTEWISWVRTVSAVLPPFQVQEALHPNYWGQLALRNCLRQAYAFTGTDKAPKSRLTCTGGGPGRNERGEPRMRLS; encoded by the coding sequence ATGCGTCATCCGCTCGCGTCGTCATGCCCACGTCCGCGCCGTCGCACCCGGGTGGCCGCGGCCGCCGCCACCGCCGCCGCGGTCACCGGGCTGCTGGCCACCGCTCCGGCGGCGGCCGGTCCGCCGCGGGCGCGGCAGCCCGCCGGGCCGGGGGCCGTGGTCTCGCTCGGCGACTCCTACATCTCGGGCGAGGCCGGACGCTGGGCGGGAAACTCCGACGCCAACCCGGCCAACCACCTGCGTATCGACGCGCTCGGCCCCACCGCGTACTACGACAACGCGGCCCGCACCGCCGAGCGCGTCCCGAAGTGCCACCGCTCGCGCTCCGCCGAGATCCACCTCGGGCTGCCCGGCACCGAGAGCGAGAACCTGGCCTGCTCCGGAGCCCGTACCGACTCCTTCCTCGCGCCGAGGGGCGTCGCCAAGCCGGGGCTGGACTTCTCGGACGCGGCGGGCGTACCGGGCCAGGCCAAACAGCTGGAGGAGTACGCCCGTGACCACCCCGTGCGGCTGGTCGCGGTCTCGGTCGGCGGCAACGACTTCCGCTTCGCTGACGTGGTCCAGTCCTGCGTGCTGGCGTATCTGAGTCCGCTGCCGAAGGCGTGCAGCCAGGACGCGGCCAACCGGGCCCGGTTCACCGACCGGGCGGTCGAGCAGCGGGCGGGCGACATCGCGGGCGGCCTGCAGAACGTACGGCGGGCGATGCTGCGGGCGGGCCACGACCCCGACGAGTACGACGTGGTCGTACAGAACTACCCGGCGCCCATCCCGCACGGCCGCGACTTCCGCTACCCGGCGCCGCTGGGCGCGCGCCAGACGCTGGGCGGCTGCGGGTTCAACGACCGGGACGCCGACTGGGCGGTGGACAGCGTGCTGCCCGCGGTCAGCCGCGCGGTCGAGCGGGGCATCGACAGGAGCGGGCTGACCAACGTCCGCTTCCTCGACCTGACGCACAGCTTCGACGGGCACCGCCTGTGCGAGCGGGGCGTCGGGCTGGTCGATCCGACGCGCGGCACGGTGAGCCGGTGGACCGACCCGGGGGCGTCGGACAGAACCGAGTGGATCAGCTGGGTGCGGACGGTCAGCGCGGTGCTGCCGCCGTTCCAGGTGCAGGAGGCGCTGCACCCCAATTACTGGGGCCAGTTGGCGCTGCGCAACTGCCTGCGGCAGGCGTACGCCTTCACCGGCACCGACAAGGCCCCCAAGAGCCGGCTCACCTGCACCGGCGGCGGTCCGGGCCGCAACGAGCGGGGCGAGCCGCGGATGCGGCTGTCCTGA
- a CDS encoding alpha/beta hydrolase, whose amino-acid sequence MPLLPGAEPFRRDGGPTGVLVCHGFTGSPQSVRPWAEYLADRGLTVSLPLLPGHGTRWQDMQLTTWQDWYAEVDRELRSLTGRCERVFVCGLSMGGALALRLAAQHGPAVSGLALVNPGNKVHDAAAPLLPVLRHVVRTTKGVADDIAKPGAHELGYTRVPLHAAHSLRRFFQIVDAELPRVTQPLLVLTSPQDHVVRPADSERILSRVSSTDVRQTLLERSYHVATLDHDAERIFQETYDFIARLAPSVRGGVESEETAASGGA is encoded by the coding sequence GTGCCGCTGCTTCCCGGAGCCGAGCCGTTCCGCCGCGACGGCGGCCCGACCGGCGTCCTCGTCTGCCACGGATTCACCGGCTCCCCGCAGTCCGTGCGCCCCTGGGCGGAGTATCTCGCCGACCGCGGCCTGACGGTCTCGCTGCCGCTGCTGCCGGGACACGGCACCCGCTGGCAGGACATGCAGCTCACGACCTGGCAGGACTGGTACGCCGAGGTCGACCGCGAGCTGCGGTCGCTGACCGGACGCTGCGAGCGGGTCTTCGTGTGCGGCCTGTCGATGGGCGGCGCGCTGGCGCTGCGGCTGGCCGCCCAGCACGGCCCCGCCGTCAGCGGCCTGGCCCTGGTCAACCCCGGCAACAAGGTGCACGACGCGGCCGCCCCGCTGCTGCCGGTGCTGCGGCACGTGGTGCGGACGACCAAGGGCGTGGCGGACGACATCGCCAAGCCCGGCGCCCACGAACTGGGCTACACCCGGGTGCCGCTGCACGCCGCGCACTCGCTGCGCCGCTTCTTCCAGATCGTCGACGCCGAACTGCCCCGGGTGACCCAGCCGTTGCTGGTGCTGACCAGCCCGCAGGACCACGTCGTGCGGCCCGCCGACTCCGAGCGCATCCTGAGCAGGGTGTCGTCCACGGACGTGCGGCAGACGCTGCTGGAGCGCAGCTACCACGTCGCCACGCTCGACCACGACGCCGAGCGGATCTTCCAGGAGACCTACGACTTCATCGCCCGCCTGGCACCGAGCGTGCGCGGGGGCGTGGAGAGTGAGGAGACGGCCGCCAGTGGTGGAGCGTAG
- a CDS encoding lysophospholipid acyltransferase family protein, whose amino-acid sequence MKFSVGGTLKLAFRPWVEGLENIPATGPAILASNHLSFSDSFFLPAVLDRKVTFIAKAEYFTTPGVKGKLTAAFFKGVGQLPVDRSGARGAGEAAIKSGIEVLERGELFGIYPEGTRSPDGRLYRGKPGGLARVALATGAPVIPVAMIDTEKVQPPGKVMPKMIRPGIRIGKPLDFSRYHGMEGDRFILRSVTDEVMYEIMKLSGQEYVDIYATAAKRQIAEAAKKKAEAEKAEKAAKTGKGQPEQQGRTGSGA is encoded by the coding sequence ATGAAGTTTTCCGTCGGCGGGACGTTGAAGCTGGCTTTCCGTCCCTGGGTGGAGGGCCTGGAGAACATCCCCGCGACGGGACCCGCGATCCTGGCGAGCAACCACCTGTCCTTCTCGGACTCCTTCTTCCTGCCCGCGGTGCTCGACCGGAAGGTCACCTTCATCGCCAAGGCCGAGTACTTCACCACTCCGGGCGTCAAGGGCAAGCTGACCGCCGCCTTCTTCAAGGGGGTCGGCCAGCTGCCGGTGGACCGCTCGGGCGCGCGCGGCGCGGGCGAGGCGGCGATCAAGAGCGGCATCGAGGTGCTGGAGCGCGGTGAGCTGTTCGGCATCTACCCGGAGGGCACCCGCTCGCCGGACGGCCGCCTCTACCGCGGCAAGCCGGGCGGCCTGGCCCGGGTGGCGCTGGCCACCGGCGCCCCGGTCATCCCCGTCGCCATGATCGACACCGAGAAGGTGCAGCCGCCCGGCAAGGTCATGCCGAAGATGATCAGGCCGGGCATCCGTATCGGCAAGCCGCTGGACTTCAGCCGGTACCACGGCATGGAGGGGGACCGCTTCATCCTGCGCTCGGTGACCGACGAGGTCATGTACGAGATCATGAAGCTGTCGGGCCAGGAGTACGTGGACATCTACGCGACCGCCGCCAAGCGGCAGATCGCGGAGGCCGCCAAGAAGAAGGCCGAGGCCGAGAAGGCCGAAAAGGCGGCCAAGACCGGCAAGGGGCAGCCGGAGCAGCAGGGCCGGACCGGATCCGGGGCGTAG
- the macS gene encoding MacS family sensor histidine kinase encodes MSVELPLWRALTGYRVLTLAYVLVLFVVSYKKYAHPLVAAAYMTALTVWMAFTWRRTTSAERCTRAFLIGDLSFALGGILLTLVADSHERIMDGAATLPSIWTAGAVLGFAIKGGWRWAAVASALVAVVNLVERQELARDTIHNVVLVWVASVAIGYVVEVARASERTLARALQIEAATRERERLARDIHDSVLQVLAMVQRRGAAIGGEAAELGRMAGEQEVALRTLVSSGLVPPSRPGVSGAADDAVRTPQEALAAPVPCAEDGPDAGPCDVRALLAPHAGARVTFSEPGAPVVLPAAAAAELAAAVSAALDNVRVHAGATAQAWILVEDEPDEVIVTVRDDGPGIPEGRLADAEREGRLGVALSIRGRLRDLGGSADWISVPGQGTEVELKVPKAGVVPGGGKRGRSTA; translated from the coding sequence ATGTCCGTGGAGCTCCCGCTGTGGCGGGCGCTGACCGGTTACCGCGTGCTGACCCTGGCCTACGTCCTGGTCCTGTTCGTGGTCTCGTACAAGAAGTACGCCCACCCCCTCGTCGCCGCCGCCTACATGACGGCGCTGACCGTGTGGATGGCCTTCACCTGGCGTCGTACGACCTCGGCGGAGCGCTGCACCCGCGCCTTCCTCATCGGTGACCTGTCCTTCGCGCTCGGCGGCATCCTGCTCACCCTCGTGGCGGACAGCCATGAGCGGATCATGGACGGCGCGGCGACCCTGCCTTCCATCTGGACGGCGGGCGCGGTGCTCGGCTTCGCGATCAAGGGCGGCTGGCGCTGGGCCGCGGTCGCCTCCGCGCTGGTCGCCGTGGTCAACCTGGTCGAGCGCCAGGAGCTGGCCCGCGACACCATCCACAACGTGGTGCTGGTGTGGGTGGCCAGCGTCGCCATCGGTTACGTGGTCGAGGTGGCCCGCGCCAGTGAGCGCACCCTCGCCCGCGCGCTCCAGATCGAGGCCGCCACCCGCGAGCGGGAACGGCTGGCCCGGGACATCCACGACAGCGTCCTGCAGGTCCTGGCCATGGTGCAGCGGCGCGGTGCCGCGATCGGCGGGGAGGCGGCCGAGCTGGGCCGGATGGCGGGCGAGCAGGAGGTCGCGCTGCGCACGCTGGTCTCCAGCGGGCTGGTCCCGCCGTCGCGCCCGGGGGTCTCCGGCGCCGCGGACGACGCGGTCCGCACCCCGCAGGAGGCGCTGGCCGCACCCGTGCCGTGCGCCGAGGACGGCCCCGACGCCGGTCCCTGCGACGTACGGGCCCTGCTGGCGCCGCACGCCGGGGCGCGCGTCACCTTCTCCGAGCCCGGCGCGCCCGTCGTGCTCCCGGCCGCCGCCGCAGCGGAGCTGGCCGCCGCTGTCAGTGCCGCGTTGGACAATGTGCGGGTGCACGCGGGTGCCACGGCACAGGCGTGGATCCTGGTGGAGGACGAGCCGGACGAGGTGATCGTGACGGTGCGGGACGACGGCCCGGGCATCCCCGAGGGGCGGCTCGCGGACGCCGAGCGCGAGGGCCGCCTCGGGGTCGCCCTGTCGATCCGCGGCCGGCTGCGCGACCTGGGCGGCAGCGCCGACTGGATCTCGGTCCCCGGCCAGGGCACGGAAGTGGAGTTGAAGGTCCCCAAGGCCGGTGTGGTGCCCGGGGGCGGAAAGCGGGGGAGGAGCACGGCATGA